The following proteins are encoded in a genomic region of Sesamum indicum cultivar Zhongzhi No. 13 linkage group LG8, S_indicum_v1.0, whole genome shotgun sequence:
- the LOC105167254 gene encoding probable LRR receptor-like serine/threonine-protein kinase At4g20940 isoform X2, which produces MFVLLEGSILILKSSWAAFFGAWSSFTFVVELLGCIANSLLPGIRMKIFRFSLVCLCFVSALSQLPPRDVLALLEFKKGIKHDPTGFVLDSWNDESIASNGCPSSWYGIMCDGGNVAAVVLDNLGLVADVDLSVFTNLTMLVKLSISNNSITGKLPNKLSNFKSLEYLDVSENMFSSSLPSDIGKLVSLKNLSLAGNNFSGSIPDTISGLASIRSLDMSSNSLFGPLPSSLTRLGGLVYLNLSLNGFTESIPKGLELMKQLDVLDLHGNMLDGKFDPKFLLQTTASHVDLSGNLLKSFSMEQQNFLVGVSPSIKHLNLSHNQLTGSLGSGGEAEAFGSLKVLDLSYNQLSGELPGFNFVYDLQVLKLGNNRFSGSIPNNLLKGDSLVLTELDLSGNSLSGPVSMITSTTLHTLNLSSNVLSGELPPLTGSCSVVDLSKNQFEGNLTRLLKWGNVEVLDLSQNRLTGSIPEGNRLSGSIDFSPSSGDLDLQVLDLSYNQLDGHLPDEYGLFTGLQVLNIAGNNFSGSIPTSICNISALTSLDISRNHFTGPLPKNLSNSLQSFNASYNDLSGVVPENLRKFPLSSFYPGNCELEFPNPPPGSDNFPPGNASKKSLRTIIKIVIIVACVVAVIILILLVIFIYCKRMSRMRLSDVTNKGATHQASTSPSSFGGRDRAGGSVVSTEDLVTPQKGSASEIISPDEKMVAKTSFSPSKTSHLSWSPESGDSYAAENLSRLEVRSPDRLAGELYFLDDTISFTAEELSRAPAEVLGRSSHGTSYRATLDNGLLLTVKWLREGVAKQRKEFAKEAKKFANIRHPNVVGLRGYYWGPTQHEKLILSDYISPGSLASFLYDRPGRKAPPLNWAQRLKIAVDVARGLNYLHFDRAVPHGNLKATNVLLDGPDLNGRVADYCLHRLMTQLGTIEQILDAGVLGYRAPELAASKKPVPSFKSDIYAFGVILLELLTGKCAGDVVSGDDGGVDLTDWVRLRVAEGQGSDCFDAALTPEMSTPAADKGMKEVLGIALRCIRSVSERPGIKTVYEDLSAI; this is translated from the exons ATGTTTGTGCTATTGGAAGGTAGCATTCTTATCCTGAAGTCGAGTTGGGCAGCTTTCTTTGGAGCTTGGAGTTCTTTTACTTTTGTCGTTGAACTCCTTGGTTGCATTGCTAACTCATTATTACCTGGGATTAGGATGAAGATATTTAGGTTTTCTCTGGTTTGTCTTTGTTTTGTGTCGGCCTTGAGCCAGCTCCCTCCCCGGGATGTATTGGCCCTGCTTGAATTCAAGAAAGGAATCAAGCATGACCCAACAGGTTTTGTGCTGGATTCATGGAATGACGAGTCCATTGCTTCCAATGGGTGTCCTTCATCTTGGTATGGTATCATGTGTGATGGTGGAAACGTTGCAGCAGTTGTTCTTGACAATTTGGGCCTGGTAGCAGATGTGGATTTGAGCGTGTTCACAAATCTGACAATGCTTGTAAAACTTTCAATTTCGAACAATTCAATTACTGGGAAGTTGCCCAACAAGCTTAGCAACTTCAAGAGCCTTGAGTATCTGGATGTTTCTGAGAACATGTTTTCCTCATCACTGCCATCAGATATTGGTAAACTAGTCAGTTTAAAAAATCTTTCATTGGCTGGAAATAATTTCTCTGGCTCGATCCCAGACACAATTTCTGGACTTGCATCTATCCGTTCCTTAGACATGAGCAGCAATTCGCTATTTGGGCCACTCCCATCTTCTTTGACAAGGTTGGGAGGCTTAGTTTATCTTAATCTTTCACTTAATGGCTTCACTGAAAGCATACCAAAGGGGTTGGAGCTGATGAAACAGCTTGATGTTCTTGACTTGCATGGCAATATGCTTGATGGTAAATTTGATCCGAAATTCTTGCTGCAGACTACAGCAAGTCATGTTGATCTTAGTGGCAATTTGCTCAAGAGTTTTTCTATGGAGCAGCAAAATTTTCTGGTCGGTGTCTCTCCATCTATCAAGCATTTAAATCTCAGCCACAACCAACTAACTGGATCACTTGGAAGTGGTGGTGAGGCTGAGGCTTTTGGTAGCTTAAAGGTTTTGGATTTGAGCTATAATCAGCTGTCTGGGGAATTACctggtttcaattttgtttatgaTCTTCAAGTCCTGAAACTTGGCAACAACAGATTTTCGGGTTCCATTCCTAATAACCTTTTGAAAGGAGATTCTTTGGTTCTAACTGAGTTGGACTTAAGTGGCAACAGTCTCTCAG GACCTGTAAGTATGATTACATCAACAACACTACACACCCTTAATCTCTCTTCAAATGTACTTTCTGGTGAGCTTCCACCATTGACAGGAAGCTGTTCAGTAGTTGACCTCTCAAAAAACCAATTTGAAGGAAATTTAACAAGGCTGCTGAAATGGGGAAACGTAGAAGTCCTTGATCTCAGCCAAAACAGGCTGACAGGGTCCATTCCAGAG GGTAATAGACTTTCTGGAAGTATTGATTTTTCACCATCCTCTGGTGATTTAGATCTCCAAGTTCTTGATCTTTCTTACAACCAGCTTGATGGTCACCTCCCTGATGAATATGGATTGTTCACTGGACTTCAAGTGCTCAATATTGCAGGAAACAATTTCTCTGGGTCTATTCCTACTTCAATTTGTAATATCAGTGCCCTAACTTCACTAGATATTTCTCGGAATCATTTCACTGGTCCACTTCCCAAGAACTTATCAAACAGTCTTCAAAGCTTTAATGCATCATATAATGATCTTTCTGGTGTTGTTCCAGAAAATTTGAGAAAGTTTCCTCTATCTTCTTTCTACCCTGGTAATTGTGAACTGGAGTTCCCTAATCCTCCTCCTGGCTCTGACAATTTTCCACCAGGAAATGCAAGCAAGAAAAGTTTGAGAACTatcattaaaattgtaataatagttGCTTGTGTTGTTGCCGTGATCATTTTGATCCTTCTtgtcattttcatttattgcaAGCGCATGTCAAGAATGCGTTTATCAGATGTAACCAACAAAGGTGCCACCCATCAAGCTTCAACAAGTCCTTCTAGCTTTGGTGGAAGGGATCGTGCTGGTGGCTCAGTTGTTTCAACAGAGGATCTTGTAACACCACAAAAAGGATCAGCATCTGAAATAATTAGTCCAGATGAGAAAATGGTAGCCAAAACAAGTTTCTCGCCTTCCAAGACCAGCCACTTATCATGGTCGCCTGAATCTGGTGATTCATATGCTGCAGAAAACCTTTCAAGATTGGAGGTCAGGTCTCCTGATCGCCTGGCTGGTGAGCTGTACTTCCTAGATGATACAATTTCTTTCACGGCAGAGGAATTATCAAGAGCCCCAGCGGAAGTCCTTGGAAGAAGCAGTCATGGGACATCTTACAGAGCAACTCTGGACAATGGACTGTTGTTGACTGTAAAGTGGTTGAGAGAAGGAGTTGCAAAGCAGAGAAAGGAGTTTGCTAAAGAGGCTAAGAAATTTGCCAATATCAGACATCCAAATGTGGTGGGATTGAGAGGGTACTACTGGGGGCCCACACAACATGAGAAACTCATTCTTTCAGACTACATATCTCCTGGAAGTCTTGCGAGTTTCCTATACG ATCGGCCTGGGAGAAAGGCTCCGCCCTTAAACTGGGCCCAAAGGCTCAAAATAGCAGTAGATGTCGCACGGGGGCTGAACTACCTCCATTTTGACCGTGCTGTTCCCCATGGGAATCTTAAAGCCACCAATGTACTACTAGACGGACCTGATCTTAACGGGCGGGTAGCTGATTACTGTCTTCACCGTCTGATGACCCAATTAGGCACCATCGAGCAAATTCTTGATGCTGGGGTCTTGGGTTACCGTGCACCGGAACTAGCAGCATCCAAGAAGCCTGTACCGTCTTTCAAGTCAGACATTTATGCCTTTGGAGTAATTTTGCTAGAACTTCTTACTGGAAAATGTGCTGGCGATGTAGTTTCTGGTGATGATGGAGGAGTAGATTTGACAGACTGGGTTCGCCTGAGAGTGGCTGAAGGTCAAGGATCAGATTGTTTTGATGCGGCATTGACACCCGAGATGAGCACTCCAGCAGCCGATAAAGGAATGAAAGAGGTCCTGGGAATAGCTCTTCGATGCATTCGGTCTGTGTCTGAGAGGCCAGGCATCAAGACTGTATACGAGGATCTTTCAGCAATCTAG
- the LOC105167254 gene encoding probable LRR receptor-like serine/threonine-protein kinase At4g20940 isoform X1 — MFVLLEGSILILKSSWAAFFGAWSSFTFVVELLGCIANSLLPGIRMKIFRFSLVCLCFVSALSQLPPRDVLALLEFKKGIKHDPTGFVLDSWNDESIASNGCPSSWYGIMCDGGNVAAVVLDNLGLVADVDLSVFTNLTMLVKLSISNNSITGKLPNKLSNFKSLEYLDVSENMFSSSLPSDIGKLVSLKNLSLAGNNFSGSIPDTISGLASIRSLDMSSNSLFGPLPSSLTRLGGLVYLNLSLNGFTESIPKGLELMKQLDVLDLHGNMLDGKFDPKFLLQTTASHVDLSGNLLKSFSMEQQNFLVGVSPSIKHLNLSHNQLTGSLGSGGEAEAFGSLKVLDLSYNQLSGELPGFNFVYDLQVLKLGNNRFSGSIPNNLLKGDSLVLTELDLSGNSLSGPVSMITSTTLHTLNLSSNVLSGELPPLTGSCSVVDLSKNQFEGNLTRLLKWGNVEVLDLSQNRLTGSIPEVTAQFLRLNYLNVSHNSLNGSLPKVITLFPKLIELDLSFNQLDGPLLNTLLTSSTLRQIHLQGNRLSGSIDFSPSSGDLDLQVLDLSYNQLDGHLPDEYGLFTGLQVLNIAGNNFSGSIPTSICNISALTSLDISRNHFTGPLPKNLSNSLQSFNASYNDLSGVVPENLRKFPLSSFYPGNCELEFPNPPPGSDNFPPGNASKKSLRTIIKIVIIVACVVAVIILILLVIFIYCKRMSRMRLSDVTNKGATHQASTSPSSFGGRDRAGGSVVSTEDLVTPQKGSASEIISPDEKMVAKTSFSPSKTSHLSWSPESGDSYAAENLSRLEVRSPDRLAGELYFLDDTISFTAEELSRAPAEVLGRSSHGTSYRATLDNGLLLTVKWLREGVAKQRKEFAKEAKKFANIRHPNVVGLRGYYWGPTQHEKLILSDYISPGSLASFLYDRPGRKAPPLNWAQRLKIAVDVARGLNYLHFDRAVPHGNLKATNVLLDGPDLNGRVADYCLHRLMTQLGTIEQILDAGVLGYRAPELAASKKPVPSFKSDIYAFGVILLELLTGKCAGDVVSGDDGGVDLTDWVRLRVAEGQGSDCFDAALTPEMSTPAADKGMKEVLGIALRCIRSVSERPGIKTVYEDLSAI; from the exons ATGTTTGTGCTATTGGAAGGTAGCATTCTTATCCTGAAGTCGAGTTGGGCAGCTTTCTTTGGAGCTTGGAGTTCTTTTACTTTTGTCGTTGAACTCCTTGGTTGCATTGCTAACTCATTATTACCTGGGATTAGGATGAAGATATTTAGGTTTTCTCTGGTTTGTCTTTGTTTTGTGTCGGCCTTGAGCCAGCTCCCTCCCCGGGATGTATTGGCCCTGCTTGAATTCAAGAAAGGAATCAAGCATGACCCAACAGGTTTTGTGCTGGATTCATGGAATGACGAGTCCATTGCTTCCAATGGGTGTCCTTCATCTTGGTATGGTATCATGTGTGATGGTGGAAACGTTGCAGCAGTTGTTCTTGACAATTTGGGCCTGGTAGCAGATGTGGATTTGAGCGTGTTCACAAATCTGACAATGCTTGTAAAACTTTCAATTTCGAACAATTCAATTACTGGGAAGTTGCCCAACAAGCTTAGCAACTTCAAGAGCCTTGAGTATCTGGATGTTTCTGAGAACATGTTTTCCTCATCACTGCCATCAGATATTGGTAAACTAGTCAGTTTAAAAAATCTTTCATTGGCTGGAAATAATTTCTCTGGCTCGATCCCAGACACAATTTCTGGACTTGCATCTATCCGTTCCTTAGACATGAGCAGCAATTCGCTATTTGGGCCACTCCCATCTTCTTTGACAAGGTTGGGAGGCTTAGTTTATCTTAATCTTTCACTTAATGGCTTCACTGAAAGCATACCAAAGGGGTTGGAGCTGATGAAACAGCTTGATGTTCTTGACTTGCATGGCAATATGCTTGATGGTAAATTTGATCCGAAATTCTTGCTGCAGACTACAGCAAGTCATGTTGATCTTAGTGGCAATTTGCTCAAGAGTTTTTCTATGGAGCAGCAAAATTTTCTGGTCGGTGTCTCTCCATCTATCAAGCATTTAAATCTCAGCCACAACCAACTAACTGGATCACTTGGAAGTGGTGGTGAGGCTGAGGCTTTTGGTAGCTTAAAGGTTTTGGATTTGAGCTATAATCAGCTGTCTGGGGAATTACctggtttcaattttgtttatgaTCTTCAAGTCCTGAAACTTGGCAACAACAGATTTTCGGGTTCCATTCCTAATAACCTTTTGAAAGGAGATTCTTTGGTTCTAACTGAGTTGGACTTAAGTGGCAACAGTCTCTCAG GACCTGTAAGTATGATTACATCAACAACACTACACACCCTTAATCTCTCTTCAAATGTACTTTCTGGTGAGCTTCCACCATTGACAGGAAGCTGTTCAGTAGTTGACCTCTCAAAAAACCAATTTGAAGGAAATTTAACAAGGCTGCTGAAATGGGGAAACGTAGAAGTCCTTGATCTCAGCCAAAACAGGCTGACAGGGTCCATTCCAGAGGTAACTGCTCAATTTTTGCGTTTAAATTACCTGAACGTCTCCCACAATTCCCTGAATGGTTCTCTTCCCAAAGTGATCACACTGTTTCCGAAACTCATTGAGCTTGATCTTAGCTTCAATCAATTGGATGGACCTCTGCTAAATACTCTTTTAACATCATCAACTCTGAGACAAATTCACCTACAGGGTAATAGACTTTCTGGAAGTATTGATTTTTCACCATCCTCTGGTGATTTAGATCTCCAAGTTCTTGATCTTTCTTACAACCAGCTTGATGGTCACCTCCCTGATGAATATGGATTGTTCACTGGACTTCAAGTGCTCAATATTGCAGGAAACAATTTCTCTGGGTCTATTCCTACTTCAATTTGTAATATCAGTGCCCTAACTTCACTAGATATTTCTCGGAATCATTTCACTGGTCCACTTCCCAAGAACTTATCAAACAGTCTTCAAAGCTTTAATGCATCATATAATGATCTTTCTGGTGTTGTTCCAGAAAATTTGAGAAAGTTTCCTCTATCTTCTTTCTACCCTGGTAATTGTGAACTGGAGTTCCCTAATCCTCCTCCTGGCTCTGACAATTTTCCACCAGGAAATGCAAGCAAGAAAAGTTTGAGAACTatcattaaaattgtaataatagttGCTTGTGTTGTTGCCGTGATCATTTTGATCCTTCTtgtcattttcatttattgcaAGCGCATGTCAAGAATGCGTTTATCAGATGTAACCAACAAAGGTGCCACCCATCAAGCTTCAACAAGTCCTTCTAGCTTTGGTGGAAGGGATCGTGCTGGTGGCTCAGTTGTTTCAACAGAGGATCTTGTAACACCACAAAAAGGATCAGCATCTGAAATAATTAGTCCAGATGAGAAAATGGTAGCCAAAACAAGTTTCTCGCCTTCCAAGACCAGCCACTTATCATGGTCGCCTGAATCTGGTGATTCATATGCTGCAGAAAACCTTTCAAGATTGGAGGTCAGGTCTCCTGATCGCCTGGCTGGTGAGCTGTACTTCCTAGATGATACAATTTCTTTCACGGCAGAGGAATTATCAAGAGCCCCAGCGGAAGTCCTTGGAAGAAGCAGTCATGGGACATCTTACAGAGCAACTCTGGACAATGGACTGTTGTTGACTGTAAAGTGGTTGAGAGAAGGAGTTGCAAAGCAGAGAAAGGAGTTTGCTAAAGAGGCTAAGAAATTTGCCAATATCAGACATCCAAATGTGGTGGGATTGAGAGGGTACTACTGGGGGCCCACACAACATGAGAAACTCATTCTTTCAGACTACATATCTCCTGGAAGTCTTGCGAGTTTCCTATACG ATCGGCCTGGGAGAAAGGCTCCGCCCTTAAACTGGGCCCAAAGGCTCAAAATAGCAGTAGATGTCGCACGGGGGCTGAACTACCTCCATTTTGACCGTGCTGTTCCCCATGGGAATCTTAAAGCCACCAATGTACTACTAGACGGACCTGATCTTAACGGGCGGGTAGCTGATTACTGTCTTCACCGTCTGATGACCCAATTAGGCACCATCGAGCAAATTCTTGATGCTGGGGTCTTGGGTTACCGTGCACCGGAACTAGCAGCATCCAAGAAGCCTGTACCGTCTTTCAAGTCAGACATTTATGCCTTTGGAGTAATTTTGCTAGAACTTCTTACTGGAAAATGTGCTGGCGATGTAGTTTCTGGTGATGATGGAGGAGTAGATTTGACAGACTGGGTTCGCCTGAGAGTGGCTGAAGGTCAAGGATCAGATTGTTTTGATGCGGCATTGACACCCGAGATGAGCACTCCAGCAGCCGATAAAGGAATGAAAGAGGTCCTGGGAATAGCTCTTCGATGCATTCGGTCTGTGTCTGAGAGGCCAGGCATCAAGACTGTATACGAGGATCTTTCAGCAATCTAG